From Amycolatopsis sp. cg9, one genomic window encodes:
- a CDS encoding papain-like cysteine protease family protein, which produces MHFRRAMALGALCVALTGLLSPPASATTEATTLSISQLVQEQNQWCWAASGLTIARFLGYGTSTSQNTFCDYSRGYPAGSQCPNQPGELTYVQRGYQALGLRPGTVTGALSFASVQSEITGRRPIETGIYWTAGGGHAQVIYGYDASGLVYYGDPWPSSQRYSAMAHSSYVRNGQFQWAQSLYRIGA; this is translated from the coding sequence ATGCACTTCAGACGAGCAATGGCGCTCGGCGCGCTGTGCGTGGCCCTCACCGGCCTGCTCTCCCCGCCCGCGAGCGCGACCACCGAAGCGACGACGTTGTCCATCAGCCAGCTGGTGCAGGAGCAGAACCAGTGGTGCTGGGCCGCGAGCGGCCTGACCATCGCGCGGTTCCTGGGCTATGGCACGAGCACCAGCCAGAACACCTTCTGCGACTACTCCCGCGGCTACCCGGCCGGATCGCAGTGCCCCAACCAGCCCGGCGAACTGACGTACGTGCAGCGCGGCTACCAGGCGCTCGGCCTGCGGCCCGGCACGGTGACCGGCGCGCTCAGCTTCGCGTCGGTGCAGAGCGAGATCACCGGCCGCCGCCCGATCGAGACCGGCATCTACTGGACCGCGGGCGGTGGGCACGCCCAGGTCATCTACGGCTACGACGCCAGCGGGCTCGTGTACTACGGCGACCCGTGGCCGAGCAGCCAGCGCTACAGCGCGATGGCGCACTCGAGCTACGTCCGCAACGGGCAGTTCCAGTGGGCGCAGTCCCTCTACCGGATCGGGGCGTGA
- a CDS encoding LLM class F420-dependent oxidoreductase: MDLRIFTEPQQGASYDDQLRAAKATEAAGYDAFFRSDHYLRMGSADGLPGPTDAWITLAGLARETNRIRLGTLVTAATFRHPGPLAISVAQVDQMSGGRVEFGLGSGWYDAEHEAYGLTLPPLKERFDRYAEQLEIITGLWKTPVGSTYSFAGQYYTLTDSPALPKPAQQPAPPVIIGGGGKKRTPALAARFADEFNLPFADAETAAAQFARVEAAAAEIGRDPKEILRSVALVICVGRSEEEVARRASVLGRDVTELRANGLAGTPAEVVDRIGQWREKTGITRLYLQLLDMRDLDQIELIAAEVAPQLD; encoded by the coding sequence GTGGACTTGAGGATCTTCACCGAGCCCCAGCAGGGGGCCTCCTACGACGACCAGCTGCGCGCCGCCAAGGCCACCGAAGCGGCCGGCTACGACGCGTTCTTCCGCAGCGACCACTACCTGAGGATGGGTTCGGCCGACGGCCTGCCCGGCCCGACCGACGCCTGGATCACCCTGGCCGGCCTGGCCCGCGAGACGAACCGGATCCGGCTCGGCACGCTCGTCACCGCGGCGACGTTCCGGCACCCCGGGCCGCTCGCCATCTCGGTCGCGCAGGTCGACCAGATGTCCGGCGGGCGCGTCGAGTTCGGGCTCGGCTCCGGCTGGTACGACGCCGAGCACGAGGCGTACGGCCTGACGCTGCCGCCGCTGAAGGAGCGGTTCGACCGGTACGCCGAGCAGCTCGAGATCATCACCGGCCTGTGGAAGACCCCGGTGGGCTCGACGTACTCCTTCGCCGGTCAGTACTACACGCTGACGGACTCGCCCGCGCTGCCGAAGCCGGCGCAGCAGCCCGCCCCGCCGGTGATCATCGGCGGCGGTGGCAAGAAGCGCACGCCGGCGCTGGCCGCGCGGTTCGCCGACGAGTTCAACCTGCCCTTCGCCGACGCCGAAACCGCGGCCGCGCAGTTCGCCCGCGTCGAGGCGGCGGCCGCGGAGATCGGCCGCGACCCCAAGGAGATCCTGCGGTCGGTGGCGCTGGTGATCTGCGTCGGCCGGTCCGAGGAGGAGGTCGCGCGCCGGGCGTCGGTCCTCGGGCGGGACGTCACCGAGCTGCGCGCGAACGGCCTGGCCGGGACGCCCGCCGAGGTCGTCGACCGGATCGGGCAGTGGCGGGAGAAGACCGGGATCACCCGGCTCTACCTGCAGCTGCTGGACATGCGGGACCTGGACCAGATCGAGCTGATCGCCGCGGAAGTCGCACCCCAGCTGGACTAG
- a CDS encoding LysR family transcriptional regulator: MAELELRHLRAVRAVADGGSVSRAATVLGVSQPALTAQLKRIERILGGDLFVRGPSGVRPTELGRFVLARADALLSDMQALVASARRHGESEPESLRIGYVPLLIIGRFIEELGELDLDVQTYAEPASLTLLKLLSTGRVDVALLERFDGTEAHHFAGLAVRTLATEPIFVGIAQGHPAIRGGVVDLADLAGCDWILPPPHENCVRVRFSQACAAAGFTPRVRHFTSEAGTAGTLIAQGAVCLAQAASAPPRGLLALPLAGDPLWTTLLFATREDDARTPTTDEVFRCAEVAHRASLRRNPHFARWCGRNPGERLVFAR, from the coding sequence GTGGCCGAGCTGGAGCTGCGCCATCTCAGAGCCGTCCGCGCCGTCGCGGACGGCGGGAGCGTGAGCCGCGCCGCCACCGTGCTCGGCGTCAGCCAGCCCGCGCTCACCGCGCAGCTCAAGCGGATCGAACGGATCCTCGGCGGCGACCTGTTCGTCCGCGGGCCCAGCGGCGTGCGCCCCACCGAGCTCGGCCGGTTCGTGCTCGCCCGCGCCGACGCGCTGCTCTCGGACATGCAGGCCCTCGTCGCGTCCGCGCGCCGCCACGGCGAAAGCGAGCCCGAGTCGCTGCGGATCGGGTACGTGCCGCTGCTGATCATCGGCCGGTTCATCGAGGAGCTGGGGGAGCTGGACCTCGACGTCCAGACGTACGCCGAACCGGCGTCGCTGACCCTGCTGAAGCTGCTCTCGACCGGCCGCGTCGACGTCGCCCTGCTGGAGCGGTTCGACGGCACCGAGGCGCACCACTTCGCCGGGCTGGCCGTGCGGACGCTCGCGACGGAGCCCATCTTCGTCGGGATCGCGCAGGGCCACCCGGCGATCCGCGGCGGCGTCGTCGACCTCGCGGACCTGGCCGGCTGCGACTGGATCCTGCCGCCACCGCACGAAAACTGCGTGCGGGTGCGGTTTTCGCAGGCGTGCGCGGCCGCCGGGTTCACGCCGCGGGTGCGGCACTTCACGTCCGAGGCGGGGACGGCGGGCACGCTGATCGCGCAGGGCGCGGTCTGCCTCGCGCAGGCGGCTTCGGCGCCGCCGCGCGGGCTGCTCGCGCTGCCGCTGGCGGGCGACCCGCTGTGGACGACGTTGTTGTTCGCGACGCGCGAGGACGACGCCCGGACGCCGACGACCGACGAGGTGTTCCGGTGCGCGGAGGTCGCGCACCGGGCGTCGCTGCGCCGGAACCCGCACTTCGCGCGGTGGTGCGGCCGGAATCCGGGCGAACGGCTCGTCTTCGCCCGATAG
- a CDS encoding oxidoreductase: MTRWTENDIADQTGRTVVVTGANSGLGLRTAEVLAGKGARVFLACRSPERGAKALDRVRAAAAGAEPELIPLDLSELASVRAAAASVRERTGDAVDVLVANAGVMATARGRTADGFELQFGTNYLGHAALTWLLLPALRGGTHARVVTLSSLAATGARIDLEDPNGEHRRYNPATAYGQSKLANQVFALELDRRLRAAGDDVLSVAAHPGYTATGLGSGMARSYTNPVVRGVIAGGHRIGEALFAQNVRQGALPQLYAATADGVEGGDYIAPGGLGGLRGHPVKVRPLTPASSESLGAALWDVTAKLTGVTPDPA, translated from the coding sequence ATGACAAGGTGGACCGAGAACGACATCGCGGATCAGACCGGCCGGACCGTCGTGGTCACGGGGGCGAACTCCGGGCTCGGTCTCCGCACCGCCGAGGTGCTCGCGGGCAAGGGGGCCCGCGTGTTCCTCGCCTGCCGTTCGCCCGAACGCGGCGCGAAGGCACTCGATCGAGTCCGCGCGGCCGCCGCGGGCGCCGAACCCGAGCTCATCCCATTGGACCTGAGCGAGCTCGCGTCGGTGCGCGCGGCCGCCGCGTCGGTGCGCGAGCGGACCGGTGACGCCGTCGACGTCCTGGTCGCCAACGCCGGCGTGATGGCGACCGCCCGCGGCCGCACCGCCGACGGGTTCGAGCTCCAGTTCGGCACCAACTACCTCGGCCACGCGGCGCTGACGTGGCTGCTGCTGCCCGCCCTGCGCGGCGGGACGCACGCCCGCGTCGTCACGCTGTCGAGCCTCGCCGCGACCGGCGCCCGCATCGACCTCGAAGACCCCAACGGCGAGCACCGCCGCTACAACCCGGCGACCGCGTACGGGCAGTCGAAGCTCGCGAACCAGGTGTTCGCCCTGGAGCTCGACCGCCGCCTGCGCGCGGCCGGCGACGACGTCCTGAGCGTCGCCGCCCACCCCGGCTACACCGCGACCGGCCTCGGCAGCGGCATGGCCCGCTCGTACACGAATCCGGTCGTCCGCGGCGTCATCGCGGGCGGCCACCGCATCGGCGAGGCCCTGTTCGCCCAGAACGTCCGCCAGGGCGCGCTCCCGCAGCTGTACGCGGCCACGGCGGACGGCGTCGAAGGCGGCGACTACATCGCCCCCGGCGGCCTCGGCGGCCTGCGTGGCCACCCGGTGAAAGTGCGTCCCCTCACACCCGCGTCGAGCGAGTCGCTGGGGGCCGCGTTGTGGGACGTCACGGCGAAGCTGACCGGCGTCACCCCCGACCCCGCTTAG
- a CDS encoding patatin-like phospholipase family protein, protein MSLADLPRPIGFVLGGGGSLGAMQVGMLRALTEAGASPDLVTGTSVGSLNAAVLARSGGDALKDLHGIWAHMTRAEAFPGGVLSRVRTLTQSKTHLFPNSGLAGIIADHLGAETRFEDLALPLGVVTTQVDSAEPLLIRSGRLLEPLLASCAIPGIFPPVAHEGRLLYDGGLVANVPMRQALAMGAKSLVVLDCAFPGKMPDAPRTFAEVIMFTAMISMRNQAVLEAPVAAQQVPVVYLPGPAPVRVNPLDFGHTEELAEEAYTAAREYLDGLSVRGPGLYGAPGLVVT, encoded by the coding sequence ATGAGTCTCGCGGATCTTCCCCGGCCGATCGGCTTCGTCCTCGGCGGTGGCGGCAGCCTCGGCGCCATGCAGGTCGGCATGCTGCGCGCGCTGACCGAAGCCGGGGCGTCGCCGGACCTCGTGACGGGCACGTCGGTCGGTTCGCTGAACGCCGCCGTCCTGGCCCGCTCCGGCGGCGACGCGTTGAAGGACCTGCACGGCATCTGGGCGCACATGACCCGTGCGGAGGCCTTCCCCGGCGGCGTGCTGAGCCGCGTCCGGACGCTGACGCAGAGCAAAACGCACCTGTTCCCCAATTCCGGCCTGGCCGGGATCATCGCCGACCACCTCGGCGCCGAAACGCGGTTCGAGGACCTGGCGCTGCCGCTCGGCGTCGTGACGACGCAGGTCGACTCGGCCGAGCCGCTGCTGATCCGGTCGGGCCGGCTGCTCGAGCCGCTGCTGGCGAGCTGCGCGATCCCGGGCATCTTCCCGCCGGTGGCGCACGAAGGACGGCTCCTGTACGACGGCGGGCTCGTCGCGAACGTGCCGATGCGGCAGGCGCTGGCCATGGGGGCGAAGTCGTTGGTGGTGCTGGATTGCGCGTTCCCGGGGAAGATGCCGGACGCGCCGCGGACGTTCGCCGAGGTGATCATGTTCACCGCGATGATCAGCATGCGGAACCAGGCCGTGCTGGAAGCACCGGTCGCCGCGCAGCAGGTGCCCGTGGTCTACCTGCCGGGGCCGGCCCCCGTACGTGTGAACCCGCTCGACTTCGGGCACACGGAAGAACTGGCGGAGGAGGCGTACACGGCGGCGCGCGAGTACCTCGACGGGCTGTCGGTGCGCGGCCCGGGACTTTACGGTGCCCCGGGGCTCGTCGTCACGTGA
- a CDS encoding Ig-like domain-containing protein: MLPKKILLSVAGILAGALLVSACSSGDDGGSPAGGTPAPGSASASGTPVAVTFEPAGGTGVNPATPIVVKAANGKLLDVTVTNSAKGKTVAGKLADDGSSWTSSEPLGYGATYKIVAHAQGANGTPIEQDNQISTIAPKKQANANLIPAPSAVASTGVGVGQPIVFSFGKIAVKNKAAVEKALTVESTPKQEGSWYWIDDSNVHYRPKEYWKAGTTLKVSAKIYGVDFGGGVFGAEDRTETYKVHDSWIAKADGNTEQMQIFHNGAMVKSMPISMGKDATPTHLGAHVISDKQANYTMDSCTYGVCPPDPKAYRSNEKWSERISNDGEFVHENPNSVGQQGSSNVSHGCINLNGANAQWFFQNMGLGDVVEVTNSGGPQLPVWDLYGDWSKSWADWQAGSALK; encoded by the coding sequence ATGCTCCCCAAGAAGATTTTACTTTCGGTGGCCGGAATCCTCGCCGGGGCACTGCTGGTTTCCGCCTGTTCGTCCGGTGACGACGGCGGTTCACCCGCCGGCGGCACACCGGCGCCGGGTTCCGCTTCGGCGTCCGGGACGCCGGTCGCGGTGACGTTCGAGCCCGCGGGTGGCACCGGGGTGAACCCGGCGACGCCGATCGTCGTCAAGGCGGCCAACGGGAAGCTGCTCGACGTCACGGTGACCAACAGCGCCAAGGGGAAGACGGTCGCCGGCAAGCTCGCCGACGACGGCTCGAGCTGGACGTCCAGCGAGCCGCTCGGCTACGGCGCGACGTACAAGATCGTCGCGCACGCCCAGGGCGCCAACGGGACGCCGATCGAGCAGGACAACCAGATCAGCACGATCGCGCCGAAGAAGCAGGCGAACGCCAACCTGATCCCGGCCCCGTCCGCGGTGGCGAGCACGGGTGTCGGCGTCGGCCAGCCGATCGTGTTCAGCTTCGGCAAGATCGCCGTCAAGAACAAGGCGGCGGTGGAGAAGGCCCTCACGGTCGAGTCGACGCCGAAGCAGGAGGGCAGCTGGTACTGGATCGACGACTCGAACGTCCACTACCGCCCGAAGGAGTACTGGAAGGCGGGCACGACCCTGAAGGTCTCGGCGAAGATCTACGGCGTCGATTTCGGCGGCGGCGTGTTCGGCGCGGAGGATCGTACGGAAACGTACAAGGTGCACGATTCCTGGATCGCGAAGGCGGACGGGAACACCGAGCAGATGCAGATCTTCCACAACGGCGCCATGGTCAAGTCGATGCCGATCTCGATGGGCAAGGACGCGACGCCCACCCATTTGGGCGCGCACGTCATTTCGGACAAGCAGGCGAACTACACGATGGACTCCTGCACGTACGGCGTCTGCCCGCCGGACCCGAAGGCGTACCGCTCCAACGAGAAGTGGTCGGAGCGGATTTCGAACGACGGCGAGTTCGTCCACGAGAACCCCAACAGCGTGGGCCAGCAGGGCAGTTCGAACGTGTCGCACGGGTGCATCAACCTGAACGGCGCGAACGCCCAGTGGTTCTTCCAGAACATGGGCCTGGGCGACGTCGTGGAGGTGACCAACTCGGGCGGCCCGCAGCTGCCGGTGTGGGACCTGTACGGCGACTGGTCGAAGTCGTGGGCCGACTGGCAGGCCGGCTCGGCGTTGAAGTAG
- a CDS encoding TetR/AcrR family transcriptional regulator: protein MRSRRLDYSESTRSALVDSAVELFTKRGYAGTSLDEIAKRARVTKGALYHHFSGKQALFEAAFDQVESLVYDRLDKIMTGEGSPWERALGGLNAFIRSCLDPAYQRIAIHEAPVVMGWERWREAEERCSFGLVRSGLQSLIDAGEVEPVPVEVTARLLFGALSSAATEIASSPDPKRVGAEIEDVIVRMLVRLRRTEQDGAEVSPSIG from the coding sequence ATGAGGTCCAGACGACTCGACTACTCCGAGTCGACGCGGTCGGCGCTGGTCGACAGCGCGGTCGAACTGTTCACCAAACGCGGCTACGCGGGTACCTCGCTCGACGAGATCGCCAAACGCGCCCGGGTCACCAAGGGAGCCCTGTACCACCACTTCAGCGGCAAGCAGGCGCTCTTCGAAGCCGCGTTCGACCAGGTGGAGAGCCTCGTCTACGACCGGCTCGACAAGATCATGACCGGCGAGGGCTCGCCGTGGGAGCGGGCGCTCGGCGGGCTCAACGCGTTCATCCGCAGCTGCCTCGACCCCGCCTACCAGCGGATCGCCATCCACGAGGCGCCGGTCGTGATGGGCTGGGAACGCTGGCGCGAGGCCGAGGAGCGGTGCAGCTTCGGGCTGGTCCGCTCGGGCCTGCAGTCGCTGATCGACGCGGGCGAGGTCGAGCCGGTGCCGGTGGAGGTCACCGCGCGGCTGCTGTTCGGCGCGCTGTCCAGCGCGGCGACCGAGATCGCCAGCTCGCCGGACCCGAAGCGGGTCGGCGCCGAGATCGAGGACGTGATCGTCCGCATGCTGGTCCGGTTGCGGCGGACCGAGCAGGACGGCGCGGAGGTCTCTCCGTCGATAGGCTGA
- the lipB gene encoding lipoyl(octanoyl) transferase LipB, producing the protein MSSSRTSCRASTEPVDVRELGTIDYTEAWELQRSRLTERADGTAPDTMFLLQHPSVYTAGKRTEPADRPTDGTPVIDVDRGGKITWHGPGQLVGYPIVKLADPIDVVHYVRRLEEALIHVCDQLGVTSGRVEGRSGVWIPADDRGIERKIAAIGIRVQRGVTMHGFELNCNADLAAFDSIVPCGIRDAGVTSLSYELQRDVAVEAVLPLARDAVLAALDGELPVSEDRWLPRPEAPQAPGVTFALQN; encoded by the coding sequence GTGAGTTCTTCCCGCACCTCCTGCCGCGCCAGCACCGAACCCGTCGACGTCCGGGAGCTCGGCACGATCGACTACACCGAAGCCTGGGAGCTCCAGCGAAGCCGGCTCACCGAGCGCGCCGACGGCACCGCGCCGGACACGATGTTCCTGCTGCAGCACCCGTCGGTGTACACCGCGGGCAAGCGCACGGAACCGGCCGACCGCCCCACGGACGGCACCCCGGTGATCGACGTCGACCGCGGCGGCAAGATCACCTGGCACGGTCCTGGCCAGCTGGTCGGCTACCCGATCGTGAAGCTCGCCGACCCGATCGACGTCGTCCACTACGTCCGGCGGCTGGAAGAGGCGCTGATCCACGTGTGCGACCAGCTCGGTGTGACCAGCGGGCGCGTGGAGGGCCGCAGCGGCGTCTGGATCCCGGCCGACGACCGCGGCATCGAGCGCAAGATCGCGGCCATCGGCATCCGCGTCCAGCGCGGCGTGACGATGCACGGCTTCGAACTGAACTGCAACGCCGACCTGGCGGCGTTCGACAGCATCGTCCCGTGCGGCATCCGCGACGCGGGCGTGACTTCGCTGTCCTACGAGCTCCAGCGGGACGTCGCGGTGGAGGCGGTGCTCCCCCTGGCCCGCGACGCCGTCCTGGCGGCCCTCGACGGCGAGCTGCCGGTGAGCGAGGACCGCTGGCTCCCCCGCCCCGAGGCCCCGCAGGCCCCCGGCGTCACCTTCGCCCTCCAGAACTGA
- the lipA gene encoding lipoyl synthase: protein MSAAPEGRKLLRLEVRNSETPIEKKPPWIKTRVRMGPEFTELKGLVRREGLHTVCEEAGCPNIYECWEDREATFLIGGDQCTRRCDFCQIDTGKPAALDRTEPRKVAESVQAMGLRYSTVTGVARDDLPDGGAWLYAETVRQIHELNPGTGVELLIPDFNADPAQLAEVFGSRPEVLAHNVETVPRIFKRIRPGFRYARSLEVITAAREAGLVTKSNLILGMGETPDEVAPAMRDLVDAGCEILTITQYLRPSPRHHPVDRWVKPEEFVEHSRAAEAMGFAGVMAGPLVRSSYRAGRLYAQTKAHRGEELPENLAHLAAEGPAAQEAASLLAR, encoded by the coding sequence GTGAGTGCTGCGCCTGAAGGCCGGAAGCTGCTGCGTCTCGAGGTTCGCAACAGTGAGACGCCGATCGAGAAGAAGCCGCCGTGGATCAAGACGCGGGTGCGGATGGGGCCGGAGTTCACCGAGCTCAAGGGCTTGGTGCGCCGTGAGGGCTTGCACACGGTGTGCGAAGAGGCGGGTTGTCCCAACATTTACGAGTGCTGGGAGGACCGGGAGGCCACGTTCCTCATCGGTGGTGACCAGTGCACGCGCCGGTGTGACTTCTGCCAGATCGACACGGGTAAGCCCGCCGCTCTCGACCGGACTGAGCCTCGCAAGGTCGCGGAGTCGGTGCAGGCCATGGGCTTGCGGTATTCGACGGTCACCGGTGTCGCGCGTGATGACCTTCCCGATGGTGGCGCGTGGCTGTATGCGGAGACGGTCCGGCAGATCCACGAGTTGAACCCGGGTACCGGTGTGGAGCTGTTGATTCCGGACTTCAACGCGGATCCGGCGCAGTTGGCTGAGGTGTTCGGGTCGCGGCCGGAGGTGTTGGCGCACAACGTGGAAACGGTGCCGCGGATCTTCAAGCGGATCCGGCCTGGTTTCCGGTACGCGCGGTCCCTTGAGGTCATCACCGCCGCTCGCGAGGCGGGTCTGGTGACGAAGTCGAACCTGATCCTGGGTATGGGCGAGACCCCGGATGAGGTGGCTCCGGCGATGCGGGACCTGGTCGATGCGGGGTGTGAGATCTTGACGATCACGCAGTACCTGCGTCCGTCGCCGCGGCATCACCCGGTGGATCGGTGGGTGAAGCCGGAGGAGTTCGTCGAGCACTCTCGTGCGGCGGAAGCGATGGGTTTCGCGGGTGTCATGGCCGGTCCGCTGGTGCGGTCGTCCTACCGCGCAGGACGCCTGTACGCCCAGACGAAGGCCCACCGCGGCGAGGAACTGCCCGAGAACCTGGCCCACCTGGCCGCCGAAGGCCCGGCCGCGCAGGAAGCGGCGTCGCTGCTCGCCCGGTGA
- a CDS encoding DedA family protein, whose amino-acid sequence MALVSDLLSWLQGLPEPGLVAATGGLVFAECTIGLGFLAPGESGLLIAATTANTVPRFLALWAVVTVCATAGDALGYFIGRRFGPRLRETKLIRKYGLDAWDKATGVLERRGAWAVFFARFLPVVRTLTPAAAGTSGLEFRKFLPAAAAGAFCWSLIHIGIGAALGEAAKRIEGALNTGGLIVVGILAAAAVFFLLRLKKRKALAAPPPNREPERVP is encoded by the coding sequence ATGGCCCTGGTTTCGGACCTCCTCAGCTGGTTGCAAGGACTCCCGGAACCGGGGCTCGTCGCGGCCACCGGCGGCCTGGTGTTCGCCGAATGCACGATCGGGCTGGGTTTCCTGGCCCCGGGCGAATCCGGCCTGCTGATCGCGGCGACGACGGCGAACACCGTGCCGCGCTTCCTCGCCCTGTGGGCGGTGGTGACCGTGTGCGCGACGGCGGGCGACGCGCTCGGCTACTTCATCGGCCGCCGCTTCGGACCCCGCCTGCGCGAGACGAAGCTGATCCGCAAGTACGGCCTCGACGCCTGGGACAAAGCCACCGGCGTCCTCGAACGCCGCGGCGCGTGGGCGGTGTTCTTCGCCCGCTTCCTGCCGGTGGTCCGAACCCTGACCCCGGCGGCGGCGGGCACCTCGGGCCTGGAGTTCCGCAAGTTCCTCCCCGCCGCGGCGGCGGGCGCCTTCTGCTGGTCCCTGATCCACATCGGCATCGGCGCGGCACTGGGCGAAGCGGCGAAACGCATCGAGGGCGCCCTCAACACGGGCGGCCTGATCGTGGTGGGCATCCTCGCGGCGGCAGCGGTCTTCTTCCTGCTCCGCCTGAAGAAGCGCAAGGCCCTGGCAGCGCCGCCCCCGAACCGCGAACCCGAGCGCGTGCCCTGA
- a CDS encoding phosphatase PAP2 family protein has protein sequence MTVPLKRWLVVGVALVAAFVVLGLGVARHPLTLDAQVANALHGVYTQPLGRVAQIGSDVLGPVLPFVLGTALLALALRRREHTALCVRLAVVLVLCRLTSLVFKPVFLRERPRDYPDLSYPSGHVTSVASTGFVLVLLCAWLWPRLVKRVLLAAAAAVVACAACRVLLGVHWVSDTIGAVLAVTGVGLLSACALRLLPPGDGRSLDG, from the coding sequence ATGACGGTCCCGCTCAAGCGCTGGCTCGTCGTCGGCGTCGCGCTGGTGGCGGCGTTCGTCGTGCTCGGGCTCGGCGTCGCCCGGCACCCGCTGACCCTCGACGCCCAGGTGGCGAACGCCCTCCACGGCGTCTACACGCAACCGCTCGGCCGGGTGGCGCAGATCGGCAGCGACGTCCTCGGCCCGGTGCTCCCCTTCGTCCTCGGCACGGCGCTGCTGGCGCTGGCGCTTCGGCGGCGCGAGCACACAGCGTTGTGCGTGCGGCTCGCCGTCGTGCTGGTGCTGTGCCGGCTGACCAGCCTGGTGTTCAAGCCGGTCTTCCTGCGGGAACGCCCACGCGACTACCCGGACCTGAGCTACCCGAGCGGGCACGTGACGTCGGTGGCGAGCACCGGGTTCGTGCTGGTGCTGCTGTGCGCGTGGCTGTGGCCCCGGCTGGTGAAGCGCGTCTTGCTCGCCGCCGCGGCGGCGGTCGTGGCCTGCGCCGCCTGCCGCGTGCTGCTGGGCGTGCACTGGGTGTCGGACACGATCGGCGCAGTGCTGGCGGTGACCGGTGTCGGCCTGCTCTCAGCGTGCGCCTTGCGGCTGCTTCCCCCGGGTGACGGGCGTAGCCTCGACGGGTGA
- a CDS encoding transposase family protein produces the protein MSQSPAEGFGSLSYQVTLPLSRQTLQLTAELIRTHRRRRRSRWRKATPAGQALVVLAVLRHDPRLAHIGAGHGVSAATVRRWVLEVIALLAARAARLDRVLRGLLTRGEAVVLVDGTLIRTRRRTGRANRGNYSGKHKHHGLVVLALTDEAGRLLWVSAVLPGKTADITAARRLGLRERLHAHGLTPAGDKGFHGWHKDVRGTRDCGICGGVCEQIVLTPDKAEANRPLTPGQQQANAAFAAMRCAVEGGFAALKAWRVLDKLRLHPRHATTLLRALLVLTQHEQSVRHAQA, from the coding sequence GTGAGTCAATCACCCGCCGAGGGCTTCGGTTCTCTTTCCTACCAGGTCACCCTTCCCCTCTCACGACAGACCCTGCAGCTGACCGCCGAGCTGATCCGCACCCATCGCCGGCGGCGGCGCTCCCGCTGGCGCAAAGCCACCCCGGCCGGGCAGGCCCTGGTCGTGCTGGCGGTGCTGCGCCACGACCCCCGCCTGGCCCACATCGGCGCCGGCCACGGTGTCTCAGCGGCCACGGTGCGCCGGTGGGTGCTGGAAGTCATCGCCCTGCTCGCCGCCCGAGCCGCACGGCTGGACCGCGTGCTGCGCGGCCTGCTCACCCGAGGTGAAGCAGTGGTGCTGGTCGATGGCACCCTGATCCGCACCCGCCGCCGCACCGGGCGAGCGAACCGCGGCAACTACAGCGGCAAACACAAACACCACGGGCTGGTCGTGCTCGCGTTGACCGACGAGGCAGGCCGGTTGCTGTGGGTATCGGCGGTGCTGCCGGGCAAGACCGCCGATATCACCGCCGCCCGCCGGCTGGGGCTGCGGGAACGGCTGCACGCTCACGGTCTGACCCCGGCCGGAGATAAAGGGTTTCACGGCTGGCACAAAGACGTCCGCGGCACCCGCGACTGCGGTATCTGCGGCGGGGTGTGTGAGCAGATCGTGCTCACCCCTGACAAAGCCGAGGCGAATCGGCCGTTGACTCCGGGCCAGCAGCAGGCCAACGCGGCGTTCGCTGCGATGCGCTGCGCTGTTGAGGGCGGCTTCGCCGCCCTCAAAGCCTGGCGGGTGCTGGACAAACTCCGCCTGCATCCCCGCCACGCCACGACGTTGCTGCGGGCTCTGCTCGTGCTGACCCAGCACGAGCAGAGCGTCCGACACGCCCAGGCCTGA